The following are encoded in a window of Oncorhynchus mykiss isolate Arlee chromosome Y, USDA_OmykA_1.1, whole genome shotgun sequence genomic DNA:
- the LOC110509932 gene encoding extensin isoform X3 — MIVQVLLTGTLCCLLPGLLDATPLKARAVGEVSIDSAQAHGFLSQSRSKRNINPDPKWHRGTPDFQSYYKFYNSIGHIEGLYEIDKIRILYQQMRHLEQVYGPDASSYQNALGVITPPPTTAAPTTTTVPPTTQPPPTTPAPLSLTEADVLYLCNPKDPLCKAHIVYLPAGAIPVLCDPRYNPTCKPQTGKVVIAAAGPAEPAVESPPPPPTPPKKSLPPPSPIVIKGMEYDCDPYWDPDCLIDHPPRSVQVTEPPPPPTFPPVVVAPVEEEEEEEEEEEMATEDTVAPSDPYDWGRDLFDPYHYSDPAPDPQ, encoded by the exons ATGATTGTTCAGGTTCTCCTGACGGGGACACTATGCTGTCTACTGCCAG GTTTGCTGGATGCTACACCTCTGAAGGCTAGAG CTGTAGGGGAGGTCAGCATCGACTCTGCCCAGGCTCATGGCTTCCTGTCTCAGTCACGCTCCAAACGGAACATCAACCCGGACCCCAAGTGGCACCGCGGCACGCCTGATTTCCAGTCCTACTACAAATTCTACAACAGCATAGGCCATATTGAAGGA CTGTATGAGATTGACAAGATCAGGATACTGTATCAGCAGATGCGTCACCTAGAGCAGGTCTATGGGCCAGACGCCTCCAGCTACCAGAATGCCCTGGGTGTGATAACCCCTCCACCTACCACCGCAGCTCCTACCACCACCACAGTGCCTCCTACCACTCAGCCCCCTCCTACTACACCAGCACCACTTTCTCTAACTGAGGCTGATGTCCTTTATCTGTGTAACCCCAAAGACCCCCTCTGTAAAGCTCACATCGTTTACCTGCCTGCAGGGGCCATCCCAGTCCTCTGTGACCCACGCTACAACCCTACCTGCAAACCCCAAACCGGCAAGGTGGTCATAGCCGCTGCCGGACCTGCGGAGCCAGCTGTTGAATCACCTCCCCCACCTCCAACCCCTCCTAAGAAGTCTCTCCCACCTCCTTCTCCCATTGTCATTAAAGGGATGGAGTATGACTGCGACCCTTACTGGGACCCTGACTGCCTGATCGATCACCCACCTCGCTCTGTCCAGGTGACTGAGCCACCACCACCCCCTACTTTCCCACCTGTTGTGGTGGCCcctgttgaggaggaggaggaggaggaagaagaagaagaaatggcCACCGAGGACACAGTAGCACCTTCTGACCCTTATGATTGGGGGCGTGACCTTTTTGACCCTTACCACTATTCCGACCCAGCACCTGACCCCCAGTAG
- the LOC110509932 gene encoding extensin isoform X2, whose protein sequence is MKGARMIVQVLLTGTLCCLLPGLLDATPLKARAVGEVSIDSAQAHGFLSQSRSKRNINPDPKWHRGTPDFQSYYKFYNSIGHIEGLYEIDKIRILYQQMRHLEQVYGPDASSYQNALGVITPPPTTAAPTTTTVPPTTQPPPTTPAPLSLTEADVLYLCNPKDPLCKAHIVYLPAGAIPVLCDPRYNPTCKPQTGKVVIAAAGPAEPAVESPPPPPTPPKKSLPPPSPIVIKGMEYDCDPYWDPDCLIDHPPRSVQVTEPPPPPTFPPVVVAPVEEEEEEEEEEEMATEDTVAPSDPYDWGRDLFDPYHYSDPAPDPQ, encoded by the exons ATGAAG GGCGCAAGGATGATTGTTCAGGTTCTCCTGACGGGGACACTATGCTGTCTACTGCCAG GTTTGCTGGATGCTACACCTCTGAAGGCTAGAG CTGTAGGGGAGGTCAGCATCGACTCTGCCCAGGCTCATGGCTTCCTGTCTCAGTCACGCTCCAAACGGAACATCAACCCGGACCCCAAGTGGCACCGCGGCACGCCTGATTTCCAGTCCTACTACAAATTCTACAACAGCATAGGCCATATTGAAGGA CTGTATGAGATTGACAAGATCAGGATACTGTATCAGCAGATGCGTCACCTAGAGCAGGTCTATGGGCCAGACGCCTCCAGCTACCAGAATGCCCTGGGTGTGATAACCCCTCCACCTACCACCGCAGCTCCTACCACCACCACAGTGCCTCCTACCACTCAGCCCCCTCCTACTACACCAGCACCACTTTCTCTAACTGAGGCTGATGTCCTTTATCTGTGTAACCCCAAAGACCCCCTCTGTAAAGCTCACATCGTTTACCTGCCTGCAGGGGCCATCCCAGTCCTCTGTGACCCACGCTACAACCCTACCTGCAAACCCCAAACCGGCAAGGTGGTCATAGCCGCTGCCGGACCTGCGGAGCCAGCTGTTGAATCACCTCCCCCACCTCCAACCCCTCCTAAGAAGTCTCTCCCACCTCCTTCTCCCATTGTCATTAAAGGGATGGAGTATGACTGCGACCCTTACTGGGACCCTGACTGCCTGATCGATCACCCACCTCGCTCTGTCCAGGTGACTGAGCCACCACCACCCCCTACTTTCCCACCTGTTGTGGTGGCCcctgttgaggaggaggaggaggaggaagaagaagaagaaatggcCACCGAGGACACAGTAGCACCTTCTGACCCTTATGATTGGGGGCGTGACCTTTTTGACCCTTACCACTATTCCGACCCAGCACCTGACCCCCAGTAG
- the LOC110509932 gene encoding extensin isoform X1 encodes MNCIVVWLRLDCEEIQVQGARMIVQVLLTGTLCCLLPGLLDATPLKARAVGEVSIDSAQAHGFLSQSRSKRNINPDPKWHRGTPDFQSYYKFYNSIGHIEGLYEIDKIRILYQQMRHLEQVYGPDASSYQNALGVITPPPTTAAPTTTTVPPTTQPPPTTPAPLSLTEADVLYLCNPKDPLCKAHIVYLPAGAIPVLCDPRYNPTCKPQTGKVVIAAAGPAEPAVESPPPPPTPPKKSLPPPSPIVIKGMEYDCDPYWDPDCLIDHPPRSVQVTEPPPPPTFPPVVVAPVEEEEEEEEEEEMATEDTVAPSDPYDWGRDLFDPYHYSDPAPDPQ; translated from the exons ATGAACTGTATAGTTGTCTGGCTGAGACTAGACTGTGAAGAGATCCAAGTACAG GGCGCAAGGATGATTGTTCAGGTTCTCCTGACGGGGACACTATGCTGTCTACTGCCAG GTTTGCTGGATGCTACACCTCTGAAGGCTAGAG CTGTAGGGGAGGTCAGCATCGACTCTGCCCAGGCTCATGGCTTCCTGTCTCAGTCACGCTCCAAACGGAACATCAACCCGGACCCCAAGTGGCACCGCGGCACGCCTGATTTCCAGTCCTACTACAAATTCTACAACAGCATAGGCCATATTGAAGGA CTGTATGAGATTGACAAGATCAGGATACTGTATCAGCAGATGCGTCACCTAGAGCAGGTCTATGGGCCAGACGCCTCCAGCTACCAGAATGCCCTGGGTGTGATAACCCCTCCACCTACCACCGCAGCTCCTACCACCACCACAGTGCCTCCTACCACTCAGCCCCCTCCTACTACACCAGCACCACTTTCTCTAACTGAGGCTGATGTCCTTTATCTGTGTAACCCCAAAGACCCCCTCTGTAAAGCTCACATCGTTTACCTGCCTGCAGGGGCCATCCCAGTCCTCTGTGACCCACGCTACAACCCTACCTGCAAACCCCAAACCGGCAAGGTGGTCATAGCCGCTGCCGGACCTGCGGAGCCAGCTGTTGAATCACCTCCCCCACCTCCAACCCCTCCTAAGAAGTCTCTCCCACCTCCTTCTCCCATTGTCATTAAAGGGATGGAGTATGACTGCGACCCTTACTGGGACCCTGACTGCCTGATCGATCACCCACCTCGCTCTGTCCAGGTGACTGAGCCACCACCACCCCCTACTTTCCCACCTGTTGTGGTGGCCcctgttgaggaggaggaggaggaggaagaagaagaagaaatggcCACCGAGGACACAGTAGCACCTTCTGACCCTTATGATTGGGGGCGTGACCTTTTTGACCCTTACCACTATTCCGACCCAGCACCTGACCCCCAGTAG